The Nicotiana tabacum cultivar K326 chromosome 5, ASM71507v2, whole genome shotgun sequence sequence GATTCTCTAAATAGATATCACCATGCAAAAAAGCTAAAACAGCCAACAAACAGAAAGATGTACGTACATGCTGAAGAGCAAGTTTGGGTTATCTTTGCTATAAACAGAGACAAAGCTGTTTTCCCACTCCAATGTAGTAATACTTCTAGGCAGCCGATTCTTCATGTCCCAGAAGACACTTCTCCCAAGATTAACTGAAATTGAATTTAACCAAACAGAAAGTCAAGCTTCacagtaaaataaaaataaatcaattctCATTAAATTTACCTGTAATCGGGAAAAAACACCAATTATAGAAACTCAAAATTAAGGCACAACATAGAATAGCCTAAATGACAATTACCATCATGCTTCATGAGCCTCATTCTTGCGTCTCTAGGCCAGCATTTCTTATTGTTATAACCAACCATGTTCTCATTGTTGGGATCAGGATGCTCAGTAAGATATCTTTGGATAAGGTCCCGAGCCTCTTCATGAGTGAAGCGAAATAATATATGCACCTTGTCAATGTAGCGAGAATACAACCTTATAGGATGCCTCGTTTCCACTCTAGTATCACTAAAGGTTATGAATTCATTAGGCATCTGTGGTGGACCAGCAATTTCACTAGCTCGAGTTAAACCTAGGAGCAAAAGATCCAGCACAAGCCCATAGTACTGTACAACAAACGAAGCAAATTGAAGACCGCGTATCAGCCCGTATGAGTTTGTGTGGCTCATATCTTTGTAAGACAGCACAACATTGTTTTTTGCAGTAACATAATCAGCAATATTGTGGTCCAACACCAAACGCAGAAGCCTGCAAGAAAATGAAAGTAGGTCAACACAATAcccaaaaaggaaaagagaaccgTTATGAAATCTAAATACCAGCAGCTCTCAACAACAAATACCTGTTCAACATGGTCAGGTCAAtcttttcaaagaatttctcAAACTTTGTCTGCAGCATCACCACACACTGTCCTTCACTGGTGTCCCATACTCCTTGCAAATTGTTTATGCCTTGACACCATTTATATACTAATAGTGGTGGTGGCTCTGAATCAGCAGGCTTAATCCAATTTGGGAAGAGATGGCGCTTATCACCTTCATACCATAGGTACTGGTCCAGGTACGCGTCAGTAATCTTCTCAAGTGGTTCGATCTCATAAACAGGAATCAGGTAACTGTACAAGTCCATGAACTCGATGCCAACCTGTGAAATGCAATCATCAGTTCATACTTGAAGAAAGACATTCTTACAGATACTACCAAACTGAATTAGAAGGTCTCTCTTCAGCAACTTCCAGGAAATGATCAGAGCGCACATCTTATCTTGTTTCTCTAACCCAAATTTCAATTAACTGatacatgtgtgtgtgtgtgtgcatgtagtgagagagagagagaggggtaaCTCCAATTTATATTTAATCCTAGCAAGGATTTTTTTCCAACATATCATAGACCTAGGTTTTTTCAGCAGAATTTACATGATACCAAATCTCTGAGTGTGCAAAATTATGGGAAAATTGGACCATGGTATGGCAGCAGTAGCAAGAGTGGTCTAACTATCTGATATCCCTGATTCTTGTATGACCTTTCAGCAACCTCGTTTAGGCTATTTGGATTAAGTAAatacttaggggtcgtttggtatgatggATAAGCAAAAATAATCCTGGGATAAAAATAATCTCAGGATTAAGAATagtaccgggataacttatatctGTCAGATGGTGGAATAGTAATCCCAAGATAAAGCATTAAAATTAACAATCTCAGGATTAAAACAATATATCAAACagtcaataagaaataatatcaGGATAACTAGTCAcagcataactaatcccagcataacttgtcttcaaaccaaacgaccccataGGATATAAACTTTATAAACCTAGGATAATGCAACAAGATCATAGTTGATCCCACCAAATCAGTACATTGAGCTCCTTAACACTCAAAAATGAATTTCAAATAGTAAAACTTACTTCTTTGAAGGCACGCTGAGTAAGCAGGTGACGCTTAATCCTTGACAATGCCTCATGCGGATTATCATAAGCTTGCTCAATGAGGCCCAACTCTTCTCTTTGCTGCTGGTTTAACCTCACAGCCACACTGTAAGATTCTTTCAGTCTCTCAAGAGCAAGGATAAGTAGCTTCGTATCATGCTTGTATGACAATGGAGGGAATGGAATAGGAGAAAACTTCCTCGACTCCAACCAATGCACAGTGGTAGTATAAATAGCTACTGCTTCTTCTGGAGTAACATATGGGCCGTCTTTCAAGTAGTTATGTTGCCGCTCCTGTTAATTGAAGGAAACCACAAAGCAACATGAATTACCACCAAGCTTGTCTACAATAAGCAGATATTATAACACCAATGCAATTTTTTGAGCAAAAGAAAACCCACAGATAATATCAGTAAAGCTCACCTGTTCAGCCTTCAGCCAAAGGCGAGTCAATCTTCCAAGGTTCTTACGACACACAGTCTTGTCAACGGTTGCTCCTCTTCTTATACGTTCACGGTTGTAGTGAGCAACATTTGTCCACCAATCAGCTTTTGATTTGACATAGCGGAGAATCATGTTCTCAATAGGAACAGGCAAACCTGGGAcctaataaaaaaaatagccaaaagaactaaTTAAATAGATGTGTAGTCTAAAGCGAAACTCATTGTTACAGAAGAggggaaaaggagaagaatagTACCTTCCAAGGAATATTTGCCTTCCAACAACGCCATGCTTCACTTAGATGCTGCAAAATGGTTCTCGCTTTATTTTGCTTGATACCCTCTAAAGTAAAGAGGCACTATATTAGCAAAAAGATTTGGTTCGAGTAATGTCAAGAAACGAAAGCATCCCAAGAAAGACAGACAGTCAATAAGAGAAGATTATCACCTGGCATAGCATCAAGGACATCATGCATTACTGCAGCACGGAGCTCCAAGTCAAAGTGACTTTCAACACGTTGCTTTGTGACAGTTTTGGCCACCCCCTTTGAATGGCGACCCTCAAATTGCCTCGCCAGTAAATTTCCTAACCATCGTTCCAAAAGAGGCACTATACCACGAAGGAAGAATAACCACACCCTCCACATAGGTGCCCAGAAACCACAACCAGGACCTTTTCCAACTGGCCCAGTATTGAATCGATAATAGATCAAATGTTTCAAATCCTTACACATTCGAATCTGCCTCATAAGCCTGTACTTGTAACGGTACATACCCGTCAACTGACCCACATGTGAAAAAATGTATTGCAAGCCATCTGCCAGCTGAAATGCATCAACATTTCCCAGACGGAACTGAACATTGGCATCAACAACTAACTTTGTCAAACGCAGAATTTCACGACAAAGGTGGAAAGCATTACCAAACCGGGATTTCTTACGTTCCTTTGTAGTTAGTGTCTTAACAGGCTTCAAATTAAAATTGTAATCAAGGTGAAGATAATTCAGGTTTTTCCTATGGATCAAGAGATTCAGCATATTGTATCCCTGCTTGCAAACTTGGAGACCAGCTTCAGCCCAATCAAGTTCTGTGGTTTGGAAAAATTTTGTGGCTTGAAGTGAGCGGAAGAGATGCTTCTTCTTCTGGGCCTTAGGAGGTCTGTGATGCAGCTCATTCAACACAAAACATTTCAATAACTTCTGATAACTAACACGCACCTTGACAGGATATGATGGAGGACTGGAGGAAATCAAAATAGATAGTTAGATACGTTACGGTATAAAGATTAGCTTGCTACAACAAAAGTAAAAGTGAAGATGGAACCATACCAATGCTCCTTAAACCAATCTGACACAAGGGGTATATCTTCAGCACGTCTTGTCCGACCAGATCTCATGTTAAATGGGCGTGGGGCAAACAACAGGGAAATACCAGCAGCAGTAGTATCAGTATAGATTGGAGTCTCATTCAGCAATGGCTCAACACCCTCAGGCAAGTTAaagtcatcatcatcgtcatcctCATGAACTTTCTTCTCTCGCCGGTCCTTGGTGACTATGGGATGTATAAGCGGATCATAATAGAAAGCAGGTAGATCTGGATCCTCTGTTTTTATGTACATGATCATCGGAGTGTGATATATACCAAGCTTCACCTTTCTTGGTCTGTTGTTATAGAGGTGAGGGAAGGCAATTCTGTACTCTGTCCTCAGAGGTGACCTGATGATCAATTTGTTGATATCATTAAACTCATTCCAGTCTTCATCTCCTTTCTCCATGTCACGATATAAGGGTTCAAACTTGGGCCCACCTGCAGCAGAAAAGAAGCTTCTTAATggaaacagtccaccaaccatgaagattcaatacaacaaaaataactACGCCTCAACACATACCATGAAAATTTATTCCCTAATCCGGCCACCCAAGGCCAGGAAAAAATGGACAAAAAGTGATGCTACAAGGCGATCCTGTTGGAATGTCACAAATTACCTAAATTAGGAGAGGATAGCCAAATATGCAGGGCGAACATGGAAATACCCAAACAAATACTGAACAGATGGGAGAACTAACCAATATCATAATTGGTTCCTGAACTACCTACCACTCAGGTATACCTTCTCGATAAGATTACGCAGATGCtaggcagaaaaagaaaacttagaACTTAATGGGAGGATACTGATCTTCAGCTAGGCAAACTGAAACAGTTCAGATCACTAGCATTTTATGGGCACACCAAATAGCTAAGAACTTAGACGACGGAAACATATAACTAACGACTCAATTGAGCATATTCCTTACCAGGTATGCACATATTCAATGCTTTAGCAGTGAAAAAGGACTCCATATCAAATAAGTAGAAGTAATTGCGATCAGTCAGATCTGAAAGCAGCTGTCCAGCCAGCCGGTGAAGTGTAGCCATTATAGGGAGGGACAAATGCCACCTGCGGTAACTAGGACCGTTAATAAGCTTTGTTTTCACCAGTGGCTTATGGTCATAAAACCAGTTATAAACAGCtgaatcttcttcttcatccaacTCCAACTGGATTGGCTCCAACGGATCAACATCCAAAAGATTATCAGCATAATCTAACGGAGGCTCCTCATCGTCAAAAGGAGGAAAACGCATTCTCTTGAAATGCCGCCGGTCTCTCTTCTCCCTCCTCATCATGATCCACATAGTGCCCCACTGCAGATTTCATGATTATGAATCAGTCCAAAATATATCGTTTAGTGGAGTTAGAAAGAAACCAAAGCAGGGGTCCAGTAGCATACCTGAGCCAGATATATAGGTTCAACAACCCATGGTATCTCATTAACAAATGTAATAGCACCAGTAATATGGTACAGGATTTTCACATCTCGAACCTGTTAAAACAAAAGCATTACAGAACAAAATGAGGATTCAACTACTAGAACAAGACACGGCACGATTTGCCAAAATAAAACAATCAGCAAGACAGTAGGGAGTACCTGCTCCCACGGCATAGGCATGTTCTCAAGAAGTTTGTAAACAGCATGAGGGACAAATTTAAGAGCTCCGAGATACACACGTTTATCATGACGATATTTTTTTGATGACATATCCCCATGGTCCCTGTAAGATGTATGAGCTCGATAAGCAAAGGAGAGAAAAACACAACAATATCACACTTCATAAAGCTGAGCAAATGAGGATGAGGAGGTCGGTGTCTATATCCGAGAACCAATTCGGATTCATGGTCGTTCAGCTACGGAAGCTATCCATCTTATCAGGAGGTTGATGGAATAGtatagggataggaagaaggatttgcatatggtgtttacTGACCAAGAGAAAGCATAAGATAAGGTCCCAAGGGAGGTTCTTTGGATATGCTTGGAAGTAAATGGTGTTCTGGTAGCATACATTAgtgtgattaaggacatgtatgatggagccaAAACTCGGGTTAGGACAATAGGAGGAGACTCGAACCATTTTCCGATGGTTATGGGGTTACATCAAGGATCTGCGTTTAGCCCTTTCTTATTTGCCCTGGCCATGGACGCACTAACGCACCATATCAAAGGGAGgtgtcatggtgtatgttatttgctaatgatatagttctgattgatgagacgtgAGGCGATGTTGACAAAAGATTGGATGTTTGGAGACAAgacccttgagtctaagggtttcaagttgaacAGGACTAAGACAgagtacttggagtgcaagttcagcgttGCGGCCGGGGGAGCAGATAGGGACATGAGGCTtgattcacaagtcatccccaataAAGGAAGTTTTAAGCAGTGTTATGAAAAGCGAGCGCTTcctcgcttaaagcgagaagcaAAGCGAGGCGAGCCGCGAGCCATCGGACGCTTCTGTTAGCTGAAGCGCAGTAGGTTTACAAAAGCGCTCGCTTTCATTAAAAAAGCGAGAAGCGATGAAGCGAACGCTTCTCTTTATAACAGGGCTGCCaacctatttaattaaaaaagttGTTCTTTTTTTAAAACATCATCGACCAACAGCAACATAGAAAAGAAAGAGGCGACCTAGGGTTCAATTTTTCTACGCTTTTCAACTTCAAGATCATCAAGTTTGGTCCCAGGTATGTgatttcttcttcctcctcctcccctccttctttttcttctcctttttctttttctttcatggTTTCAGCATCCAAATAGCAGCGAAATGCTGACAAAATGTTTTTCTCCCTTCAGttcttctttctcattttctcctcttcttcttcattttcttgcattGTTTCAATGATAAAAAGATTGAAATGCTGCCCATTTTTTCGTTTCATTTATACTGCCCTTCTTCTTATTTTCATATCCTTTATTCTTAACTACTTTGCCCctagttgaagaagaagaagaagaagaagttgaagaagatgatgagtaatataataatgatagtggaatacaagaatttgacaatcttgtagagaataggatgctcattttgtgctttatgATGCTAATCTTTAGTTTTTACATTGAATTACTGAACATTTGCTTACAGTTACATGTGTTGTCTATGCagcattattttaattttttttttaattctgccTCACTACAAAAAAGCGAGCTTTTCGCTTCTCACTTTAAGCGAAAAGGGGTTTGTCCTTTTcctcgcttcacgctcttcacaatactggttttaagtaccttgggctGATTATCCAGGGGAACGGAGAGAtcaacgaggatgtcacacattgTATAGGGgcaggatggatgaaatggaggttagcatctggcgTTTTGTATGACAAGAAGGTGCCCTCGGAACTTAAAGGCAAGTTTTATAGACCGGttgttagaccggccatgttatATGGGACAGAGTCAGAGGGTTGGCCAGACAAGAtaccagaagatgaaagtagcagaaatgaggatgttgagatggatgtacgGGTACACTaggttggataagattaggaatgaagatattcggacaaaggtgggtgtggcccccatagAAGACAAAATgtgggaagcaagggttaaatgGTTCGGGCACGTACAGAAGAGAAGCCTAGATGCCCCGGTTAGAAGGTGCGAGCGGTTGGTCTTGACgggtatgagaagaggtagagagcGGCCTAGGCAGGACATGGCGTGACTCCAACCCACCGAGTACATGatccttgataggaaggtatggagggcgagcattagggttgaaggttagtaggtagttaaGCATTTTTCTACTCCTAGGTGTAAGGCTTGTCGGTTAGTGTCTTATTTTAGTATTCTAGAGTTACATGTTATGTTCGTACTATTTTTCCACTCCGGTTTCCTAGTACCTTGCCACTGTACTGATATTATTGATATTGCTTTTTCCatttatttttccaattcttagTTTGTTGGTACTATCTTTCTAGCGTATGCTGTTGTTACTGATCTATTGTCTTATTTCATCTTCTTGTGTCAAGAGTCTATCGGAAACCACCTCTCTACCCCATGGGTAAGGTCTGCGGAcgctctaccctccccagaccccacttgcgggattatactgggttgttgttattgttgtttataAAGCTGAGCAAACATCATCACCAAAGTCATGATCTATAAAAGTAAAGGTGATGTTGAGACAATGTAGAAACCCCTTGTTCTTCTATACTGACATCTGAACTTAATATAGGTATGGATTAAGGCATTTGGACTACTATCCTATCAGAATTCACTCAGGTAACAAGTTGTTTTTTCCTTCATTctatctttttaatttttaacagCCATCATACTTGAATGATTTCAGGTTCTACTTTCCAGGTGTTCGAGAAGTTGGTTCTCCCATTGTGCAAGTGTTTAAATTCATTTACATGCAATTTAAAACAACAAAGATAGTCATGACGCCCCAAATATTAGAACTCCAGAAACCACATTGTTAATTTAAACACCTCCTATTTGTGTGTGTGACTGTGTGTATTATATAGATGCACTATTTTCTGATTTAACTCACACCGACTAATGCATTTACTGACAACGCAAAGAATTACCTAATAAACTAAAGCACAACACCTCAGAAATAGATTGCCTGTATTTTCTGATAAAATACACCTAAAATGCACAAAATTAACTAgcaaaaaggcaaaaaaaaaaattacctaaTAATCTTGCGAACATGCTCCGGAGGCATATCTTCCTTTTGCGTCTCCACAAATCCAAATTTGCGCTTATCACTATACCGCTTAGAGTTAAGCTGCATCCATTTCCTAGCTTTCTCTTCAAGCTGAGCCTCCGTCGGCAAAACAGTATAAGAAGGCGGAGCCGGTCCTCCTCTACTACCGCTTGTACCAGGAGGCATCATTGCTGGTCCTGAACTTGTACCTGGAGGCGGCGGCATCAAGGACGGGAAAACAGTATAAGAAGGCGGTGGCAGAGGCGGAGCCGGTCCTCCGCTACTACCGCTTGTACCAGGAGGCATCATCGCCGATCCTGAGCTTGTACCTGGAGCCGGCGGCATCTCACTAAATCGAAACTCCATTCAAAACTCGGATCGAGGATCCACACCTTCCCAAATTCGACTTCTTCCCTCGGAACCCTTGCCTTAAACCCCTAAATATTTAAGGCCCCCAAAAATACCAAGCACActcatacactataatatatatatatatatatatatatatatatatatatatatatatatatatatatatatatatatatatatatatatatataattagttgtttCATTTTCTAAATTGAACATTCACTTTGCATTATCTTTCAAGCAGGGTCTTAGGGTGGGTATCGGTCGGATCGATTTGGTTGTGAATGTTATCGGTTTGAAATATCGGTTATTGATTTATAAATATGCTAAAGTGTAATCATTTAGAGGAAAAGGTGTAATGTATAACGCTAATTAATCTTATAATTTTGATCCCTTTCAATTATGTTATAAGGAGAATAAAAGTTTTGTGGACACATGTCCACCGTCATCAAAAAGTTGATTCATATATTCACAGTAATGAAATTATGAGATGAAAGAGGATAAATTCACAATATTAACTTGTATCCTACCAagacaataattaaataactcaTTATTAATTTTTTTCATCAAATGCAATAATATTCTATTGTTTAAGAGCGaaatattaaatatattgatACCGTGAAATATACTTATCCAACAATTGTAGCAAGAGCAACTAACATATTCTCGAAAAGTGTTATGCATACTCCAAACTATTCGGAGAATCCACTGGGAGGATCAATCAGTAGAATATACTAAGCACTAGGAATATTAGAGGACCAATCGGAAAAACCATATACGAGGAATTAAGAGGTTTGCTCAAGTCCACTTGTGCAAATACAGTACAAACAACATAAAATAGTAGCAATTAAACCTTGAAAATTAAGAATTTCAAACATAATACTAAAAAGGAATGAAGTTCTAAGGTGATTTATATACCTAAgtgtaaaattataattttgataaaGCTTATTTGGTGATTAATTAAACCGTTAATAAAATTGGGTAAACCGAGATCCGAATCGATAATCCAATAATAAATTAACCCAATAAGCTTTTTTCGATTCGGGCTATCGGATTTACTCGGTATATGCTGGATTTAGTAAGTTAATCGGATAAAAAAAAATCCCCCACTAATATATTCATCTTCTCATCAATTCTATTTTGTCATGTGACTAGGAGGTCACGGATTCGAGccatggaaacagcctcttgcataAATATGGGGTACAATAGACACTTGTAGTCCGGTCCTTCCCTGGACCCCGCACATAATGGGAGCTTCgtgcatcgggctgccctttttatGTAATCTTTTTTTcacattttttactattttattttcttatttcaacTCATATTTTGTAAATTAGCTATCATCACATTCGATTGATCCACACTTCAGAAAATATATTCTTTTTGTGTCTCATCTTTATAACTAAGAAATTGCCGAGACAAGTGTCATAACAATGGATAATGGGCTCACCTCTTTATTATTTTGTGAGAAAAAATTTCTTCAcggataatatttttttgttcgtTCTGGGAGCGAGCTCGATTTATTATAAaattaatcattttattttgtttttttcaaaaaGATCCCATATTTACCACTCTTAATGATATTTGTTGTGAttagttttattatattttattattaaatttgtTGTTATGTGAGATGAAAAGACCTCTTTTATGTAAAGATTAATTTGGTGTGATCGCGTCgttacattattttttatatgtAACAACCACCTAAACGGTTACTTATGGTACATCTATTTTTGTTTAAAAGggttcatttttcttcatttaaccaaagaatgaatatgtatttgCTATTTATTGTGCATGTGGTTTATTGTAAAGTTTAAATCTTGGTACTTTTTTTGTTCATCCTGGGAACTTAGTTATGCTGAATTTTTACATAACGGGTTTTAAGTTCGAATAAAGGATGAGGGTTATTGTAGATTAATCCTTCAGATATTGAATATATTGGGGTCTGAATAGAGCAAGGAATGTATATAATATTCATGTTCGATCTTAACTACTTTTAGATTGAGGCCAGTTGATTGATTTAGGTCATTCTatgaatattaaattttaaatcaTAGAATATGAGCAAATTTTCTTCAAAGATAATAATTTTTTGTTAAAGAATATTCAAAAGTAGTACATACCTAGGATTGTTTGAATaaattagtcaaaaccagcttTCATATTTAAGATGgcaatataaagcctcataatTCTTGCGAAAGATGAATACTGATGGTTATATTGATTTTCGGATGTCTGTAGAAAGTTTGGTTAAATAAGTGTATGGATAGAGCTTGTCTGTCAATATCTTCTGAAGGCTTGGCCATAACGGGCATTGATGATAGATGATATGGGATTTTGCGTAAATTCTGTACTTATATGTCCGAGCGAGTTTATCTGGAGGTCAAAGCATTTTTAGTTGCTGATAAACCTCTCTTTGGGAAGTTAGCTACAGTTTTAGTGGTAGCACCATTCGCAGTTTTGGAATGGTGTTCAGGGGCGGAGGTAGTGTGGCAGCTGTGGGTTCAGCCGAACCCAGTAGGTTTTGCTTAAACTCTGTATCTGTattgaaaaaattattaaatatgtaaaattatttaattgcGAATCCAGTAACTAAAACGATCTAGGGTTCAGTGGCAAGATCAGAATCTATAACCTTAAAATCTTGACTTTGCCACTAAATTGGTTGTGTTAGTGAATGAAAATCATGTATATAAAATAAAGCAATGTGTGTATGTATGGTGGACTATTTTAGTGTGTAGCAATTGTTTGCAGGCATCTATTAAAACTGGCTACATTTTGATGCATGCTATTATATGAGGTAGTATTAGAGAGGAAAGTGCTACACACAGAGTTGGTCTTGTGGGGTCCATCCCATTGGTTGGCAAAAGTTGACAATAGCCTTATGCCTATTTTGCCTATACTATGGCGGAGATCTTTGGTGAAAGATCTTATTTGAAGCCAAAGTTTGGAAATAAGTGAAGGAGATTAAAAATGCTCCTGTAGCACACTTGGAGCCTACGGCTCTTTTCTCCTATAAAAGAAGGACCTCTTTCACTTCTTCAAACACACCaacagagagagaaagaaagagtgaggcatcacagacagggtataagaaaatagtttatgAGAAAAAATAGAGTGTGAGGGATATTATAGTGAGGAATAttaaaagagggttatttcttttgagtattgtCGTGGTCTTTGTAGTATTTTACTCGGCCCTACAAAGTATAAAATttcttactatagtgatatcagttgctcctttcggggtcgtggtttttcccCTTATTCAGAagaattttccacgtaaaaatcttggtgtcattgtcactctttttattcttgttgattATTGTATCTCACTGCAATATTATTATTCCGtatttattaccgtgaatattattacTGTGGGGGATTTATACcaaacaactggtatcagagcacaggttctgaTCGTTCAcagaaatactattcactgttGATAGTATTATACTCGATGAAGaaaaaatgtccggagtaaagtacgaggtagcaaaattcaatgGAGATAGCGGTTTCGCaatatggcaaagaaggatgagggatCTGCTCATTCAACAGGGATTACTCAAGGTACTAGATGTTGATGCCAAAAagtctgataccatgaaagctgaggattgggctgacttggataaAAAGGCTGCTAgcgcaatcaggttgcacttatcagatgatgtggtaaataacatcattgataaAAAGACCGCATGTGGCATTTGGAACAAGGCTgaaaagcctatacatgtccaaaacgctaacaaataaattgtacctgaagaagcagctaTACTCCTTACACATGGGTGAATGTACaaattttttatcatatttaaatgCATTTAACGGACTAATTACATGGCTGGCCAACCTCGGAGTAAAAATCgagaaagaaaataaagtcaTCTTgttattgaactcgttgccatctttgTACGATAATTTGgtaacaaccatcctgcacggtaagactaccattgagttgaaGGACGTCACATCGGCTCTTTTACTCAATGAGAATATGAGAAAGAaacctgaaaatcaaggacagactctc is a genomic window containing:
- the LOC107813473 gene encoding pre-mRNA-processing-splicing factor 8A, coding for MEFRFSEMPPAPGTSSGSAMMPPGTSGSSGGPAPPLPPPSYTVFPSLMPPPPGTSSGPAMMPPGTSGSRGGPAPPSYTVLPTEAQLEEKARKWMQLNSKRYSDKRKFGFVETQKEDMPPEHVRKIIRDHGDMSSKKYRHDKRVYLGALKFVPHAVYKLLENMPMPWEQVRDVKILYHITGAITFVNEIPWVVEPIYLAQWGTMWIMMRREKRDRRHFKRMRFPPFDDEEPPLDYADNLLDVDPLEPIQLELDEEEDSAVYNWFYDHKPLVKTKLINGPSYRRWHLSLPIMATLHRLAGQLLSDLTDRNYFYLFDMESFFTAKALNMCIPGGPKFEPLYRDMEKGDEDWNEFNDINKLIIRSPLRTEYRIAFPHLYNNRPRKVKLGIYHTPMIMYIKTEDPDLPAFYYDPLIHPIVTKDRREKKVHEDDDDDDFNLPEGVEPLLNETPIYTDTTAAGISLLFAPRPFNMRSGRTRRAEDIPLVSDWFKEHCPPSYPVKVRVSYQKLLKCFVLNELHHRPPKAQKKKHLFRSLQATKFFQTTELDWAEAGLQVCKQGYNMLNLLIHRKNLNYLHLDYNFNLKPVKTLTTKERKKSRFGNAFHLCREILRLTKLVVDANVQFRLGNVDAFQLADGLQYIFSHVGQLTGMYRYKYRLMRQIRMCKDLKHLIYYRFNTGPVGKGPGCGFWAPMWRVWLFFLRGIVPLLERWLGNLLARQFEGRHSKGVAKTVTKQRVESHFDLELRAAVMHDVLDAMPEGIKQNKARTILQHLSEAWRCWKANIPWKVPGLPVPIENMILRYVKSKADWWTNVAHYNRERIRRGATVDKTVCRKNLGRLTRLWLKAEQERQHNYLKDGPYVTPEEAVAIYTTTVHWLESRKFSPIPFPPLSYKHDTKLLILALERLKESYSVAVRLNQQQREELGLIEQAYDNPHEALSRIKRHLLTQRAFKEVGIEFMDLYSYLIPVYEIEPLEKITDAYLDQYLWYEGDKRHLFPNWIKPADSEPPPLLVYKWCQGINNLQGVWDTSEGQCVVMLQTKFEKFFEKIDLTMLNRLLRLVLDHNIADYVTAKNNVVLSYKDMSHTNSYGLIRGLQFASFVVQYYGLVLDLLLLGLTRASEIAGPPQMPNEFITFSDTRVETRHPIRLYSRYIDKVHILFRFTHEEARDLIQRYLTEHPDPNNENMVGYNNKKCWPRDARMRLMKHDVNLGRSVFWDMKNRLPRSITTLEWENSFVSVYSKDNPNLLFSMCGFEVRILPKIRMTQEAFSNTRDGVWNLQNEQTKERTAVAFLRVDDEHMKVFENRVRQILMSSGSTTFTKIVNKWNTALIGLMTYFREATVHTQELLDLLVKCENKIQTRIKIGLNSKMPSRFPPVIFYTPKEIGGLGMLSMGHILIPQSDLRYSQQTDVGVTHFRSGMSHEEDQLIPNLYRYIQPWESEFIDSQRVWAEYALKRQEAQAQNRRLTLEDLEDSWDRGIPRINTLFQKDRHTLAYDKGWRVRTDFKQYQVLKQNPFWWTHQRHDGKLWNLNNYRTDVIQALGGVEGILEHTLFKGTYFPTWEGLFWEKASGFEESMKYKKLTNAQRSGLNQIPNRRFTLWWSPTINRANVYVGFQVQLDLTGIFMHGKIPTLKISLIQIFRAHLWQKIHESVVMDLCQVLDQELDALEIETVQKETIHPRKSYKMNSSCADILLFAAHRWPMSKPSLVAESKDVFDQKASNKYWIDVQLRWGDYDSHDIERYTRAKFMDYTTDNMSIYPSPTGVMIGLDLAYNLHSAFGNWFPGSKPLLAQAMNKIMKSNPALYVLRERIRKGLQLYSSEPTEPYLSSQNYGEIFSNQIIWFVDDTNVYRVTIHKTFEGNLTTKPINGAIFIFNPRTGQLFLKVIHTSVWAGQKRLGQLAKWKTAEEVAALVRSLPVEEQPKQIIVTRKGMLDPLEVHLLDFPNIVIKGSELQLPFQACLKIEKFGDLILKATEPQMVLFNIYDDWLKSISSYTAFSRLILILRALHVNNEKAKMLLKPDKSVVTEPHHIWPSLTDDQWMKVEVALRDLILSDYAKKNNVNTSALTQSEIRDIILGAEITPPSQQRQQIAEIEKQAKEASQLTAVTTKTTNVHGDELIVTTTSPYEQAAFGSKTDWRVRAISATNLYLRVNHIYVNSEDIKETGYTYIMPKNILKKFICIADLRTQIAGYLYGVSPPDNPQVKEIRCIAMPPQWGTHQQVHLPSGLPEHDFLNDLEPLGWMHTQPNELPQLSPQDVTSHARILENNKHWDGEKCIILTCSFTPGSCSLTAYKLTPTGYEWGRANKDTGSNPHGYLPTHYEKVQMLLSDRFLGFYMIPDNGPWNYNFMGVKHTVSMKYGVKLGTPREYYNEDHRPTHFLEFSNMEEGDTAEADREDTFT